One window from the genome of Musa acuminata AAA Group cultivar baxijiao chromosome BXJ1-4, Cavendish_Baxijiao_AAA, whole genome shotgun sequence encodes:
- the LOC135648922 gene encoding flavonol sulfotransferase-like yields MENTQEGLPTDQEFHHDLVSSLPLEEGMSPVRLRKYQGVWMSEYFLVGTMNAQRYFKSRPTDILLASYPKSGTTWLKALAFATMTRTRHSFGCHPLHHLNPHECVPLLDEIAGSLESLSEIDAASDPRLISTHLPFSLLPESIKSCGCRLIYVCREPKDTLVSRWHYHGKIVTNMGKSEVIPFEKMFDMFCDDIMPSGSIWEHALGYWNEKTQTPGRVLFLKYEEMLEDPTGTLTRLAEFMGCPFTEEELRVGVPAEIVSLCSFGNLRDLAVQQNRRISPGGIMTTESYYRKGAAGDWRNHLSPEMAEKLDRITAKKLQGTGLTLGRPVSETTAMDA; encoded by the coding sequence ATGGAGAACACACAGGAAGGCCTTCCGACTGACCAAGAGTTCCATCACGACCTCGTCTCCAGCCTTCCACTCGAGGAAGGCATGTCGCCGGTGCGCCTCCGAAAGTACCAAGGCGTCTGGATGTCGGAGTACTTCCTGGTGGGCACCATGAACGCACAGCGATACTTCAAGTCACGCCCCACCGACATCCTCCTCGCCAGCTACCCCAAGTCCGGCACCACCTGGCTCAAAGCCTTGGCCTTCGCCACCATGACCCGAACCCGTCACTCCTTCGGTTGCCATCCTCTTCACCACCTCAACCCCCATGAGTGCGTGCCACTCCTCGACGAAATCGCCGGCAGCCTCGAGAGTCTCTCCGAGATCGACGCCGCGAGCGATCCTCGCCTTATCAGTACCCACCTGCCTTTCTCCCTGCTACCCGAGTCGATCAAGAGCTGTGGTTGCCGATTGATATACGTTTGCCGGGAGCCCAAAGATACGTTGGTCTCTCGGTGGCACTACCACGGCAAGATTGTAACAAATATGGGGAAGAGCGAGGTAATTCCTTTCGAGAAGATGTTCGACATGTTCTGCGATGACATCATGCCAAGCGGGTCGATATGGGAGCATGCCTTGGGCTACTGGAACGAGAAGACACAGACACCGGGGAGGGTGCTGTTCTTGAAGTATGAGGAGATGTTGGAGGATCCCACGGGAACGTTGACGAGGTTGGCCGAGTTCATGGGTTGCCCCTTCACCGAAGAGGAGCTTAGGGTGGGAGTGCCAGCGGAGATCGTAAGCCTCTGTAGTTTTGGGAACCTGAGAGATTTAGCTGTGCAACAGAACCGCAGAATCAGCCCTGGTGGTATCATGACGACGGAATCTTACTACAGAAAAGGAGCAGCCGGGGACTGGAGGAACCATCTCAGTCCAGAGATGGCTGAGAAGTTGGATCGGATCACCGCGAAGAAGCTGCAAGGAACAGGTTTGACTCTTGGGCGTCCCGTCTCGGAGACCACCGCCATGGACGCTTAA